One Aegilops tauschii subsp. strangulata cultivar AL8/78 chromosome 7, Aet v6.0, whole genome shotgun sequence genomic window carries:
- the LOC109748142 gene encoding disease resistance protein RGA4 produces the protein MEAVATAAATSFVEWMVPKLFDFLHENHELRKNLEHDIKYIKDEFAMISAVIQDEQNSRHGRGEEVHKEWIRMVREVAHAIEDCIDRFMHRVRRAKTGAGWLRRAVHRVKTVKARNEFAMAIQELKKISEDASKLRGAYCSSTTSSPGRSLSSEQIEKAAATEDDDHSAASCPVPMGMDDPRDELLDLIRQQQQLKVITIVGFHGMGKTLLANHVYNYKVNESQYEARAWVPPTKLGGTAANVLREILGQLGHPTDGRLTKLQERIKECLGTKRFFIVIDGLQKVGYWHDIKVAFAGLSGRFLVTTTIQRVANTCSSSAVNDHVYTMSTLANQHSRLLFFKEIFQDDELPPDVEELGSEALKKCDGLPLALVTTARFLQSAGNPTPMKWAKLCTDLGSHLESDELFSRMRSVLVQSYTSLDSQVARTFLLYLSTYPSGRPIKRSTLIRKWLAEGFSPGNITNNALDAATSCFDKLVDGSIIQPIDASGDSTEVKTCHTHGMMLEFVIRKSMSDNFLTLCNQPSAPPLPSKIRRLTLHHATPREVNDLSLVRSLTVSGETHPSILDFSKYELMRVLDLEEYDHQLLDSHLKLVCSNLLLLRYLSLGAAVTALPKNIKKLQFLETLDVRRTNIEILPTQVMELPFLFHLFGKFKLKQDVGAHRMSKLQAWLSANSKLETVAGFVVDSNKSQGFAQLMDHMKHLIKVKIWYDSCADASSTSTLSKAIKGFIERSTNFMTSHALSLNLSGERSQDLLNFSLETGKSYYLCSLKLQGGNFFSLPPFVTMLAGLNRLCLSVTHQLSSDIIAALSGMCSLKQLKLTATQLDKHIIGKGAFRILQHLSITVEVMTELEIQDGALSCLKSLRLLCKDLDGFSGTSAIKYFKHLREIALHGEVGGDTKQKWKEAARKHPRCPKILFV, from the exons atggaggcTGTGGCGACGGCCGCGGCCACCTCTTTCGTGGAGTGGATGGTGCCGAAGCTCTTCGATTTCTTACATGAAAATCACGAGCTTCGGAAGAACCTGGAGCATGACATCAAGTACATCAAGGACGAGTTTGCCATGATTTCTGCCGTCATCCAGGATGAGCAAAACAGTCGCCATGGAAGGGGTGAAGAGGTGCATAAGGAGTGGATCAGGATGGTACGTGAGGTGGCGCACGCCATTGAAGACTGCATCGACCGCTTCATGCACCGCGTGAGGAGGGCCAAGACAGGGGCCGGTTGGCTCCGTCGGGCTGTCCACCGGGTGAAGACGGTGAAGGCCCGTAACGAGTTTGCCATGGCTATCCAGGAGCTCAAGAAGATATCAGAGGATGCGTCCAAGCTGAGAGGAGCATATTGTAGCAGCACCACCTCTTCGCCAGGGCGGTCGCTGTCGTCTGAGCAGATAGAGAAGGCAGCGGCGACCGAAGACGACGACCATTCAGCAGCATCATGCCCTGTTCCCATGGGTATGGACGATCCCCGCGACGAGCTTCTGGATCTGatccggcagcagcagcagctcaagGTGATCACCATTGTTGGGTTCCATGGTATGGGCAAGACTCTCCTGGCCAATCATGTGTATAACTACAAGGTAAATGAGAGCCAATACGAAGCACGGGCCTGGGTTCCTCCAACGAAACTTGGAGGAACAGCCGCCAATGTTCTCAGGGAGATACTCGGGCAACTTGGCCATCCCACCGACGGCCGTCTCACCAAGCTTCAGGAAAGAATCAAAGAGTGCCTTGGGACCAAAAG GTTCTTCATTGTGATTGATGGCTTGCAGAAAGTAGGATATTGGCACGATATAAAAGTGGCTTTTGCGGGGTTAAGCGGCAGATTTCTGGTGACGACGACTATTCAGCGCGTAGCAAATACGTGCAGCAGCTCAGCTGTTAATGATCATGTGTACACAATGTCAACTCTTGCCAATCAACACTCAAGGCTATTGTTCTTCAAGGAAATTTTCCAAGATGATGAACTACCGCCAGATGTGGAGGAGCTTGGCTCCGAAGCGCTCAAGAAATGCGATGGTCTTCCCCTTGCTCTTGTTACCACTGCCAGGTTCTTGCAAAGCGCAGGTAATCCGACACCCATGAAATGGGCAAAGTTATGCACCGACCTGGGTTCACATTTGGAGAGCGATGAGCTATTTTCAAGAATGAGGAGTGTGCTTGTGCAGAGCTACACCAGCCTTGATAGCCAGGTTGCCAGGACATTCTTGCTATATTTGAGTACCTACCCAAGTGGGCGTCCAATCAAGAGATCAACCCTGATAAGGAAATGGTTAGCCGAGGGGTTTTCACCAGGAAACATTACAAACAATGCCCTCGACGCCGCTACCAGCTGTTTTGATAAGCTAGTTGACGGGAGTATCATCCAACCTATTGATGCCAGTGGTGACAGTACAGAGGTGAAGACATGCCATACCCATGGCATGATGCTGGAGTTTGTCATCCGCAAGTCCATGTCTGACAACTTTCTTACCTTGTGTAATCAGCCGTCTGCTCCACCCCTGCCCAGCAAAATCCGCCGGCTGACTCTGCATCATGCAACGCCCAGAGAAGTGAATGATCTATCTCTTGTCCGGTCATTGACTGTCTCCGGCGAGACGCACCCATCAATCCTAGACTTTTCCAAGTATGAACTGATGCGAGTTTTGGATCTGGAAGAGTATGATCATCAGTTGTTGGATAGCCATCTCAAGTTGGTATGCAGCAACCTGTTGCTGCTGAGGTACCTAAGCCTCGGAGCCGCTGTTACGGCGCTGCCAAAAAATATCAAGAAGCTTCAGTTCTTGGAGACACTGGATGTAAGAAGGACGAATATAGAGATTCTGCCAACACAAGTCATGGAGTTGCCATTTTTATTTCATCTGTTCGGGAAGTTCAAGCTGAAACAAGATGTAGGAGCACACAGAATGAGTAAGCTACAGGCGTGGTTGTCAGCCAACAGCAAATTGGAAACAGTAGCAGGATTTGTTGTGGACAGCAACAAGAGCCAAGGATTTGCACAACTCATGGATCATATGAAGCATTTGATAAAGGTGAAAATATGGTATGATTCTTGCGCCGATGCCAGCAGCACAAGTACTCTCTCGAAGGCCATCAAGGGGTTCATCGAGCGAAGCACCAATTTCATGACTTCACATGCACTCTCACTCAATCTCAGTGGTGAACGTTCTCAAGACTTGCTGAATTTCTCCCTTGAAACTGGCAAATCCTACTATCTTTGCTCACTCAAGCTACAAGGGGGCAATTTTTTCAGCCTCCCTCCCTTTGTTACCATGCTGGCTGGCCTCAATAGGTTGTGCCTTTCAGTCACTCATCAGCTGAGTAGTGACATTATTGCAGCCCTGAGCGGAATGTGCAGCCTGAAGCAGCTGAAGCTGACTGCAACTCAACTGGACAAGCACATCATCGGGAAAGGTGCATTCAGAATCCTGCAACACCTAAGCATCACGGTGGAAGTGATGACTGAGCTGGAAATCCAAGATGGAGCTCTGTCTTGCCTCAAGTCGCTCCGGCTGCTATGTAAAGATCTAGATGGCTTTTCCGGCACATCGGCGATCAAATACTTTAAGCACCTCAGGGAGATTGCTCTTCATGGTGAAGTGGGTGGGGACACAAAACAGAAGTGGAAAGAAGCAGCAAGGAAACACCCAAGATGTCCCAAGATCTTGTTTGTCTAG
- the LOC109748137 gene encoding cysteine-rich receptor-like protein kinase 44, with translation MTHASRPLAFATQTVWANSIRVGCASVTCDGGHGTFILYEYDPRGNLYGVLPYTGCGQFNRSDKGNGTNAKENGNRSNANSSNLSRNGSSHAILPIVLPVVTTLALISAISICIWRKRSSLKKTQSNTTCSEDIEDIKSVLLDPSVIRIATSNFSEENKLGEGGFGKVYKGMMPDGQEIAVKRLSEGSKQGLRELKNELLLVAKLQHRNLVNLIGACLNEEDKLLVYEYIPKKSLDAFIFDDEKRGKLAWDTRYKIICGIARGLVYLHDESRIKVIHRDLKPSNILLEMDMNPKISDFGLASIFDGDHTKHITRRVAGTYGYMAPEYAVLGHVSTKSDVFSFGMIILEIVTGRRNSVSSETMMAEHLLTYVSIIFSDFQVWENWTKGTKAEIVDPSLHYNNSSENEVLKCVHIGLLCVQENPGDRPGMSNVMLMLVGKSTTLPAPSRPAFLFRLNDENHAHGGLSNLQDGLNETNPTFNKLTITELEPR, from the exons ATGACTCATGCATCGCGCCCACTTGCATTCGCTACACAGACTGTGTGGGCTAACTCCATCAGAGTCGGGTGCGCCTCCGTGACCTGCGATGGAGGCCATGGAACGTTCATCCTCTATGAGTACGACCCCCGGGGTAACTTGTATGGTGTCCTGCCCTACACCGGCTGCGGGCAGTTCAACCGGTCAG ACAAAGGAAATGGTACTAATGCCAAGGAAAATGGCAATCGTTCAAATGCAAACAGCAGCAACCTAAGCAGAAATGGCAGTAGCCATGCAATCCTGCCAATTGTCCTTCCTGTGGTGACAACACTTGCTTTAATCTCAGCTATATCAATTTGCATATGGAGGAAGAGATCCAGTCTAAAGAAGACACAATCAA ATACAACTTGTTCAGAGGATATTGAAGATATTAAATCAGTGCTATTGGACCCATCAGTAATAAGAATAGCAACAAGTAATTTCTCTGAAGAAAACAAACTAGGGGAAGGAGGATTTGGGAAAGTCTACAAG GGTATGATGCCAGATGGACAGGAAATAGCAGTAAAACGATTATCGGAAGGATCAAAACAAGGCCTTCGTGAACTAAAAAATGAGCTATTATTAGTCGCCAAGCTTCAGCACCGGAATCTAGTGAATTTAATAGGCGCCTGCCTCAATGAAGAGGACAAGTTACTTGTGTATGAATATATTCCAAAGAAAAGTCTTGATGCCTTTATTTTCG ATGACGAAAAGCGTGGAAAATTAGCTTGGGATACACGATACAAGATCATTTGTGGTATTGCTCGAGGCTTGGTGTATCTACATGACGAGTCCCGTATAAAAGTTATACATAGAGATCTGAAGCCGAGCAATATATTACTAGAAATGGATATGAATCCAAAGATCTCTGACTTTGGTTTGGCAAGTATTTTTGACGGTGATCATACAAAGCATATCACAAGAAGAGTAGCTGGAACCTA TGGGTATATGGCGCCAGAATATGCGGTTCTTGGACATGTTTCAACCAAATCAGATGTGTTCAGCTTTGGAATGATTATTCTAGAAATTGTGACTGGGAGGAGAAATAGTGTATCCTCTGAAACAATGATGGCTGAGCATCTTTTAACTTATGTCAGTATTATATTCAGTGATTTCCAG GTATGGGAGAACTGGACCAAGGGGACAAAAGCTGAGATAGTAGATCCATCATTGCACTACAACAACAGCTCTGAAAATGAGGTTCTCAAGTGCGTACACATTGGACTATTATGTGTTCAAGAGAATCCTGGTGATAGACCCGGTATGTCCAATGTGATGTTGATGCTTGTTGGGAAGTCTactaccttgcctgctccttctaGGCCTGCTTTTCTATTTAGGTTGAATGATGAAAACCATGCCCATGGTGGTCTAAGTAACCTACAAGATGGCTTGAACGAAACAAATCCAACATTCAATAAGTTGACAATCACAGAGTTAGAACCAAGATAG